The proteins below come from a single Corylus avellana chromosome ca3, CavTom2PMs-1.0 genomic window:
- the LOC132174604 gene encoding uncharacterized protein LOC132174604, which translates to MDQTEYHSKQTLTQLVNIQFLKKITQLLVSVSVFSYFFSYPSLFSFLQSFNLYFSTFPSHLFSHTIDKNCIFLLCNGLLVFLAKYSGLTSSLSGSNHNEESFKSAGDGLQPEPLIILETKEAMLDKEALVETIGSAEIVAVEQHGREMDHFIKEVEKETDESVVEQGGRGEEQEHEEQEEQEEGNGMLSTEELNKKFDDFIRRVKEEIRIEAQQQLVMVQ; encoded by the coding sequence ATGGATCAAACTGAGTACCACAGCAAACAAACCTTGACTCAGTTGGTAAACATTCAATTTCTAAAAAAGATCACACAGTTGCTGGTCTCAGTTTCTGTGTTTTCTTACTTCTTTTCTTAcccatctttgttttctttcctcCAATCTTTCAACTTATACTTCTCTACATTCCCTTCCCATCTGTTCTCCCACACAATAGACAAAAACTGCATATTTCTCCTATGCAATGGACTCCTAGTTTTCCTTGCTAAATACTCTGGCCTAACAAGTTCTCTGTCCGGGTCTAATCATAATGAAGAATCCTTCAAAAGTGCTGGAGATGGTTTGCAACCCGAACCATTGATAATATTGGAGACCAAAGAGGCAATGTTGGATAAGGAGGCTTTGGTGGAAACCATTGGTTCTGCAGAAATTGTTGCTGTGGAACAACATGGAAGAGAAATGGACCATTTCATCAAAGAAGTCGAAAAAGAAACTGACGAGTCAGTTGTGGAGCAAGGAGGAAGAGGAGAAGAAcaagaacatgaagaacaagaagaacaagaagaaggaaATGGGATGTTGAGTACAGAGGAACTGAACAAGAAATTTGACGATTTTATTAGAAGGGTGAAGGAAGAAATAAGGATTGAAGCTCAACAACAACTAGTCATGGTTCAGTAA
- the LOC132175270 gene encoding meiotic recombination protein SPO11-1 yields MEGKRSSSERSVLLRKIREFTRTIVEDLSNGRSPIVLIDRFRNYCTNPNAICYCSTDLLNGKETLTLRRESHVHRLDVLLRVLLIVQKLLQENRHGSKRDIYYMHPSVFSEQSVVDRAINDICILMQCSRHNLNVVSVGKGLVMGWIRFLENRRKFDCINRPNMAHPIPVHVEEVKDIVSVARYILVVEKESVFERLANDQFCNANRCIVITGRGYPDIPTRRFLRLLIDKLCLPTYCLVDCDPYGFDILTTYRFGSMQMAYDAKYLRCPEVCWLGAFPSDSEKYCLPQQCLLPLTAQDRKKIEAMLNRCYLQREVPKWRLELELMLQRGVKFEIEALSVHSLSFLSKEYIPSKIQELCSESEFTV; encoded by the exons ATGGAGGGAAAGCGTTCAAGCTCAGAGCGCAGCGTTTTGCTACGAAAGATCAGAG AGTTCACACGAACTATAGTGGAAGATCTGAGCAACGGACGGTCGCCGATTGTTCTCATCGACCGGTTCAGAAATTACTGCACGAATCCTAACGCGATCTG CTATTGCAGCACCGATTTGTTGAATGGGAAGGAAACTCTCACACTTCGAAGGGAAAGCCATGTACACAGGCTGG ATGTCTTGCTTAGAGTGCTGTTGATTGTTCAGAAACTTCTGCAAGAAAATAGGCATGGTTCTAAGAGAGATATATATTACATGCATCCATCTGTATTTTCAG AACAGTCAGTTGTAGACCGGGCAATCAATGACATATGTATCCTGATGCAATGCAGTCGCCACAATCTAAATGTG GTTTCTGTTGGGAAAGG GTTGGTGATGGGGTGGATAAGATTCTTAGAAAACAGAAGGAAATTTGATTGCATAAATCGTCCTAACATG GCCCACCCCATTCCTGTTCACGTTGAAGAAGTCAAAG ATATTGTTAGTGTTGCTCGCTACATTCTAGTTGTGGAGAAGGAATCGG TATTCGAGCGATTAGCAAATGATCAATTCTGCAATGCGAACCGTTGCATTGTCATCACA GGAAGAGGCTATCCAGATATCCCCACGAGAAg GTTTTTGCGGCTTCTCATTGACAAGTTGTGTTTACCTACCTATTGCTTGGTAGATTGTGATCCCTACGGCTTCGACATTCTGACCACGTATCGGTTTGGTTCAATG CAAATGGCCTATGATGCAAAGTATCTGCGGTGTCCAGAGGTATGCTGGCTTGGAGCTTTTCCTTCAGATTCTGAGAAATACTGTCTTCCACAGCAGTGTCTCCTTCCTCTGACAGCACAAG ATAGGAAGAAAATTGAAGCCATGTTAAATAGATGCTACCTGCAAAGAGAAGTCCCAAAATGGAG GTTGGAATTAGAGTTGATGCTGCAAAGAGGAGTGAAATTCGAGATTGAAGCATTGTCTGTGCATTCACTATCCTTTTTGTCAAAGGAGTACATACCATCTAAGATTCAAG AGTTGTGTTCTGAAAGTGAATTCACAGTGTGA
- the LOC132175242 gene encoding two-pore potassium channel 1-like, with protein sequence MACNASEKAVLSEVVEPTPQESKTNALKRRIYGCFKGAPLADSVPAEAKATSPTPLFGSISVKLHPSIKQVGMFVGIYISVGSMCFFVLRKQLKGKSTNGLVDSIYFCISTLTTVGYGDLVPDSILTKLLSSFFAFAGMGLVGLVLNKTGDYFLEKQERMFLKAMHLHKKLGPDEFEKEFDTSKDRRLALTNFLKLIITISGLVVFGLLHLAVVDEFDFIDAIYWISITITTLGYEDESFKHTKGRIFAVFWMLSSTVSLAQCLLQVIELKFQCRQRAFVKRFLAQRMTNVDLEAADHDDDGVVEAADFILSKLKEMGKISQEDISLAMKEFEALDQSAADPKAPEPSQTEKK encoded by the exons ATGGCCTGCAATGCTTCTGAAAAGGCTGTGCTGTCAGAAGTAGTAGAGCCTACACCCCAAGAAAGTAAGACAAATGCTCTTAAGAGAAGAATATATGGCTGTTTTAAGGGTGCTCCCCTTGCAGATTCTGTTCCTGCAGAGGCAAAAGCCACCTCCCCAACTCCTCTTTTTGGATCCATTTCTGTGAAACTACACCCAAGTATAAAGCAAGTAGGCATGTTCGTGGGCATCTACATAAGCGTGGGATCCATGTGCTTCTTCGTCCTCAGGAAGCAGCTCAAGGGGAAGTCAACAAATGGACTTGTTGACTCTATTTATTTCTGTATTTCCACACTGACCACAGTTGGATATGGAGACCTTGTGCCTGATAGCATCCTTACAAAATTACTCTCcagtttttttgcttttgcagGAATGGGTCTTGTTGGACTTGTCCTGAACAAGACAGGAGACTATTTTCTGGAGAAACAAGAGAGAATGTTTCTGAAAGCCATGCACCTGCATAAAAAACTTGGTCCAgatgaatttgaaaaagagtTTGATACCAGCAAAGACAGAAGACTTGCATTGACAAACTTTTTAAAGCTAATTATCACTATTTCAGGGCTTGTAGTTTTTGGATTACTCCATCTAGCAGTTGTTGATGAATTCGATTTTATTGATGCAATTTACTGGATTTCTATTACTATCACCACCCTGGGCTATGAGGATGAAAGCTTCAAACACACAAAAGGCCGTATTTTTGCAGTATTTTGGATGTTGTCAAGTACTGTATCTTTAGCCCAGTGCCTCCTCCAAGTTATTGAGCTAAAATTTCAGTGCAGGCAAAGGGCATTCGTCAAGAGATTTCTCGCTCAGAGGATGACAAATGTAGATCTGGAGGCTGCAgatcatgatgatgatggggTTGTAGA GGCTGCTGACTTCATCTTATCTAAGCTCAAAGAGATGGGGAAGATCAGCCAAGAAGATATTTCACTTGCAATGAAGGAGTTTGAAGCCCTTGATCAGTCAGCAGCTGATCCAAAGGCTCCTGAACCATCCCAAACAGAGAAGAAGTGA
- the LOC132175803 gene encoding zinc transporter 11-like, with translation MARSLPFFFFFLFLILSASAHSGHDDSDGDSDSNDEDIHLRARPLILAKIWCLIIIFVATFVAGVSPYFLKWNEGFLALGTQFAGGVFLGTAMMHFLSDANETFEDLTTKEYPFAFMLACAGYLLTMVADCVIAFVYGKGNGVGSAVADPELQGGVEQGKSINNGAQTEYQAHDGTRRHFPHHSVAAADSLGDSILLIVALCFHSVFEGIAIGVAETKADAWKALWTISLHKIFAAIAMGIALLRMMPNRPLLSCVAYAFAFAISSPIGVAIGIIIDATTQGAVADWIFAISMGIACGVFIYVSINHLLSKGYIPQKTIAVDTPYYKLLAVSLGVGVIAVVMIWDT, from the exons ATGGCTCGCTCCcttcccttcttcttctttttcctcttcctcATCCTCTCCGCCTCGGCTCACAGCGGCCACGACGACAGCGACGGCGACAGCGACTCAAACGACGAAGACATTCACCTTCGGGCGAGGCCTCTGATACTGGCCAAGATATGGTGTTTGATCATCATTTTTGTGGCCACTTTTGTTGCGGGCGTTTCTCCCTACTTTTTGAAGTGGAACGAGGGGTTCTTGGCGCTGGGAACGCAGTTTGCTGGGGGTGTCTTCCTGGGCACGGCGATGATGCACTTTCTCAGCGATGCCAATGAGACTTTCGAGGACTTGACTACCAAGGAGTACCCCTTCGCCTTCATGCTGGCCTGCGCCGGCTACTTGTTGACCATGGTGGCGGATTGTGTCATCGCGTTTGTGTATGGGAAGGGAAACGGTGTTGGGTCCGCTGTTGCTGATCCGGAGCTTCAAG GTGGAGTTGAGCAAGGGAAAAGTATTAATAACGGTGCACAAACAGAATATCAG GCCCATGATGGCACCAGGAGGCACTTCCCACACCACTCTGTGGCAGCTGCTGATTCACTTGGGGATAGCATTTTGTTGATCGTAGCCTTATGCTTCCATTCTGTCTTTGAGGGCATTGCAATTGGAGTTGCAGAGACAAAAGCCGACGCCTGGAAAGCTTTATGGACAATCTCTTTGCACAAGATATTTGCAGCCATTGCCATGGGTATTGCTCTCCTTCGTATGATGCCGAACCGGCCCCTCTTATCATGTGTAGCCTATGCTTTTGCCTTTGCCATTTCAAGCCCAATTGGTGTGGCCATTGGAATCATAATAGATGCCACAACTCAGGGTGCTGTGGCTGATTGGATCTTTGCCATATCAATGGGTATAGCATGTGGAGTTTTCATCTATGTCTCCATAAACCATCTACTATCAAAGGGTTATATACCCCAGAAGACCATTGCAGTTGACACACCCTATTACAAATTATTGGCGGTGTCGTTAGGCGTTGGCGTAATTGCTGTTGTCATGATTTGGGACACTTGA
- the LOC132176361 gene encoding two-pore potassium channel 1-like produces the protein MACNNTKLKEPLQSGSVTPTPQTTMTDAPRRRKSWISKSASFAHSVSMETIGSVPTPGKLDPNLVHVAIFLVVYLTVGTLCFYHLGPQMKGKKTSAIVDTFYFCIVTMATVGYGDLVPDSVLTKLLACAFAFTGMALVAVVMNKAADYLIKKQEDLVVNALNMQLDVGPTEIRKEVRTKGVRYRCLLVFILLLVLIFVGTTFLATVEKLDLIDAFYCACVTITTLGYGDQSFKTKGGRIFAVFWILISTITLAQFFVYIAELNTESRHWELVKRVLSRKMTEADVEAADLDQDNSLQTAEFILYKLQEMGKISKDDISLVKETFEHCDVDQSET, from the exons ATGGCCTGCAACAATACAAAACTGAAAGAACCCTTGCAATCAGGTTCAGTAACTCCTACACCTCAAACAACTATGACAGATGCTCCTAGGAGAAGAAAATCTTGGATAAGTAAAAGTGCTTCATTTGCTCATTCTGTTTCTATGGAGACAATTGGCAGTGTTCCAACACCTGGGAAACTAGATCCAAATTTAGTGCATGTAGCCATATTTTTGGTTGTCTACTTGACAGTAGGAACTTTGTGTTTCTACCACCTGGGGCCCCAGATGAAGGGAAAGAAAACAAGTGCAATTGTTGACACATTCTACTTCTGTATTGTGACAATGGCAACTGTTGGATATGGAGACCTTGTGCCTGATAGTGTCCTTACAAAACTACTCGCCTGTGCTTTTGCCTTCACAGGAATGGCTCTGGTTGCAGTAGTCATGAACAAAGCAGCAGACTACCTCATAAAGAAGCAAGAAGATTTAGTAGTAAATGCTTTAAATATGCAACTAGATGTTGGTCCAACTGAGATCAGAAAAGAGGTCAGGACCAAGGGAGTGAGATACAGGTGTTTGTTGGTCTTTATACTTCTTTTGGTGCTCATATTTGTTGGGACAACATTCCTAGCTACTGTAGAGAAGTTGGACCTTATTGATGCATTTTATTGTGCTTGTGTTACCATCACAACCCTAGGATATGGAGATCAGAGCTTCAAAACCAAAGGCGGCCGCATTTTTGCTGTGTTTTGGATACTCATTAGTACTATTACCTTGGCTCAGTTTTTTGTCTACATTGCTGAGCTAAACACTGAATCCAGACACTGGGAATTGGTCAAGAGGGTTCTTAGTAGGAAGATGACAGAAGCAGATGTGGAGGCAGCAGATCTTGATCAAGATAATTCTCTACA GACTGCTGAGTTCATCCTGTATAAGCTTCAAGAGATGGGCAAGATTAGCAAAGATGATATTTCACTTGTAAAGGAGACGTTTGAACATTGTGATGTTGATCAATCAGAAACCTAG
- the LOC132175708 gene encoding mitochondrial import inner membrane translocase subunit TIM50 isoform X1 — MSSGIIRSRIVSFVSKRHRRLLSSDAVSGAPKEPLAPSFATSTASASASASSNTTTNGTAASNASPSASEANATSSNKGLRFLKYGIIGGVTAATAYAGYASYAYTSEEIEEKTRALRSSANFTVPEDAPAVEKIQALLYSASMTVPAKAIELYLDLRRLVEEQVQSFSEPYSEKLLPDLHPAERHVFTLVLDLQETLIHYDWTREKGWQTFKRPGVDAFLEHLAQFYEIVIYSDEQSMFVDPVVERLDPKHCIRYRLSKGATMYQNGKHYRDLSKLNRDPAKVLYLSGHALEGCLQHENCVPIKPWKQSDANDTALLDFIPFLEFVARTSPSDIRPVLASYQGCEIPTEFVRRSKDYQRRMQEQKQHGRFWKR, encoded by the exons ATGTCATCCGGAATTATCCGATCACGCATCGTCTCTTTCGTATCCAAGCGCCATCGACGCCTGTTGAGCTCCGACGCCGTATCGGGCGCTCCCAAAGAGCCACTAGCGCCGTCATTTGCTACATCTACTGCTAGTGCTAGTGCTAGCGCTTCTTCGAATACTACTACGAATGGTACAGCTGCTAGTAATGCTTCTCCGAGTGCTTCTGAAGCGAACGCTACGAGCAGCAACAAGGGTTTGAGGTTTCTCAAGTACGGTATAATCGGAGGCGTCACCGCAGCCACTGCTTACGCCGGATACGCCTCCTACG CGTACACTTCTGAGGAAATCGAGGAGAAGACGAGAGCGTTACGATCATCTGCAAATTTCACTGTGCCAGAAGATGCGCCTGCTGTTGAG AAAATTCAAGCGTTGCTCTACTCTGCTTCAATGACAG TGCCTGCTAAGGCAATTGAACTTTACTTGGATCTGAGGAGGCTTGTCGAAGAGCAAGTTCAG AGTTTTTCTGAACCATACTCAGAGAAGCTTCTTCCAGATTTGCATCCTGCAGAGCGGCATGTTTTTACACTTGTTCTAGATCTACAAGAGACACTAATTCACTATGACTGGACG CGGGAGAAAGGCTGGCAAACTTTCAAAAGACCTGGAGTAGATGCTTTCTTGGAACATCTGGCTCAATTCTATGAAATTGTTATTTATTCTGATGAGCAGAGTATG TTTGTAGACCCTGTTGTTGAAAGGCTGGATCCCAAGCATTGCATTCGATATAGGCTATCCAAAGGTGCTACTATGTACCAGAACGGGAAGCATTACAGA GATCTTTCAAAGCTTAACAGAGATCCTGCAAAGGTTCTTTACTTGAGTGGCCATGCACTGGAAGGTTGCCTTCAACATGAGAACTGTGTTCCTATAAAGCCATGGAAGCAGAGTGACGCAAATGATACAGCTCTTTTGGATTTTATACCATTCCTTGAAT TTGTCGCGCGGACCAGTCCATCTGATATCAGACCAGTACTGGCATCATATCAAGGGTGTGAGATCCCAACAGAATTTGTGAGGCGTTCCAAAGACTACCAGAG GCGAATGCAAGAACAGAAGCAGCATGGTCGTTTCTGGAAACGTTGA
- the LOC132175708 gene encoding mitochondrial import inner membrane translocase subunit TIM50 isoform X2 has protein sequence MSSGIIRSRIVSFVSKRHRRLLSSDAVSGAPKEPLAPSFATSTASASASASSNTTTNGTAASNASPSASEANATSSNKGLRFLKYGIIGGVTAATAYAGYASYAYTSEEIEEKTRALRSSANFTVPEDAPAVEKIQALLYSASMTVPAKAIELYLDLRRLVEEQVQSFSEPYSEKLLPDLHPAERHVFTLVLDLQETLIHYDWTREKGWQTFKRPGVDAFLEHLAQFYEIVIYSDEQSMFVDPVVERLDPKHCIRYRLSKGATMYQNGKHYRDLSKLNRDPAKVLYLSGHALEGCLQHENCVPIKPWKQSDANDTALLDFIPFLEFVARTSPSDIRPVLASYQGCEIPTEFVRRSKDYQSK, from the exons ATGTCATCCGGAATTATCCGATCACGCATCGTCTCTTTCGTATCCAAGCGCCATCGACGCCTGTTGAGCTCCGACGCCGTATCGGGCGCTCCCAAAGAGCCACTAGCGCCGTCATTTGCTACATCTACTGCTAGTGCTAGTGCTAGCGCTTCTTCGAATACTACTACGAATGGTACAGCTGCTAGTAATGCTTCTCCGAGTGCTTCTGAAGCGAACGCTACGAGCAGCAACAAGGGTTTGAGGTTTCTCAAGTACGGTATAATCGGAGGCGTCACCGCAGCCACTGCTTACGCCGGATACGCCTCCTACG CGTACACTTCTGAGGAAATCGAGGAGAAGACGAGAGCGTTACGATCATCTGCAAATTTCACTGTGCCAGAAGATGCGCCTGCTGTTGAG AAAATTCAAGCGTTGCTCTACTCTGCTTCAATGACAG TGCCTGCTAAGGCAATTGAACTTTACTTGGATCTGAGGAGGCTTGTCGAAGAGCAAGTTCAG AGTTTTTCTGAACCATACTCAGAGAAGCTTCTTCCAGATTTGCATCCTGCAGAGCGGCATGTTTTTACACTTGTTCTAGATCTACAAGAGACACTAATTCACTATGACTGGACG CGGGAGAAAGGCTGGCAAACTTTCAAAAGACCTGGAGTAGATGCTTTCTTGGAACATCTGGCTCAATTCTATGAAATTGTTATTTATTCTGATGAGCAGAGTATG TTTGTAGACCCTGTTGTTGAAAGGCTGGATCCCAAGCATTGCATTCGATATAGGCTATCCAAAGGTGCTACTATGTACCAGAACGGGAAGCATTACAGA GATCTTTCAAAGCTTAACAGAGATCCTGCAAAGGTTCTTTACTTGAGTGGCCATGCACTGGAAGGTTGCCTTCAACATGAGAACTGTGTTCCTATAAAGCCATGGAAGCAGAGTGACGCAAATGATACAGCTCTTTTGGATTTTATACCATTCCTTGAAT TTGTCGCGCGGACCAGTCCATCTGATATCAGACCAGTACTGGCATCATATCAAGGGTGTGAGATCCCAACAGAATTTGTGAGGCGTTCCAAAGACTACCAGAG CAAGTGA